From Streptomyces sp. NBC_00775, one genomic window encodes:
- a CDS encoding SCO2400 family protein, whose amino-acid sequence MDYCDPCRRHLNGALACPGCGAPAEELRTHAEETDGRSETDAADADALYDEDDDGEDRPGRAARRRSQGRGRSRGRGPEDLAGPDGPDAPGGASRRDRKAAAHRRRRRRTLLIVAGFVLAAGGLSLAELGIDGPGLLPTPAAEAGAKSADGSTSSDKGETAQPLSDTAGSDGSSAGESPEASASASDSGSPSASASAKDDKKTKDEQSSTAGTAPGTSTSAPASTSAPETSAPATTSPTTSAPTPDPSPSETCNRFLWWCT is encoded by the coding sequence ATGGACTACTGCGACCCGTGCCGACGGCACCTCAATGGCGCCCTTGCCTGCCCGGGGTGCGGCGCACCAGCCGAAGAGCTCCGCACGCATGCGGAGGAGACCGACGGGCGCTCCGAAACGGACGCGGCCGACGCCGACGCCTTGTACGACGAGGACGACGACGGGGAGGACCGTCCCGGGCGGGCCGCCCGGCGGCGGAGCCAGGGCCGGGGCCGGAGCCGCGGAAGGGGCCCCGAGGACCTGGCCGGCCCGGACGGCCCGGACGCTCCGGGTGGCGCGAGCCGACGCGACCGCAAGGCCGCGGCACACCGCCGCCGACGGCGCCGGACACTGCTCATCGTCGCGGGCTTCGTTCTGGCGGCGGGCGGACTGAGCCTCGCCGAGCTCGGCATCGATGGACCCGGGCTGCTCCCGACGCCGGCCGCGGAGGCCGGCGCCAAGTCGGCCGACGGTTCGACGTCCTCGGACAAGGGCGAGACGGCGCAGCCGCTCAGCGACACGGCGGGCTCCGACGGCAGCTCGGCCGGCGAATCGCCCGAGGCCTCCGCGTCGGCGTCCGACTCCGGGTCCCCGTCCGCGTCCGCCTCGGCGAAGGACGACAAGAAGACCAAGGACGAGCAGTCGTCCACCGCGGGCACGGCCCCGGGCACCTCCACCTCGGCCCCCGCGTCGACCTCGGCCCCCGAGACCTCGGCACCCGCCACCACGTCTCCGACCACCTCGGCCCCGACCCCGGATCCCTCGCCGTCGGAGACGTGCAACCGGTTCCTGTGGTGGTGCACGTAG
- a CDS encoding mandelate racemase/muconate lactonizing enzyme family protein gives MRITGISTHVVGTPWRNLTYVQVHTDEGITGVGETRMLGHTDALIGYLREAEANHILGSDPFAVEDLFRRMKYGDYGRAGEIVMSGIAVIEMACWDIKGKALGVPVWQLLGGKVTDKVKAYANGWYTTERTPEAYHKAAQEVVARGYKALKIDPFGTGHFELDHEATLYSVSLIEAVRDAIGPEAELMLEMHGRFSPSTAVRLARELAPFKPAWLEEPVPPENLKALEKVAAKVDIPVATGERIHDRVEFRELFESQAVDIIQPDVGHIGGIWETRKLAATAEAHYVLVAPHNVGGPVLTAASLQVGFSSPNFKILEHFNDFADADIKKVVKGAPQVVDGYFQLSHEPGLGVELDVDAAAEFPQQQARFDLWADGWEQRKPKGSE, from the coding sequence GTGCGCATCACGGGAATCAGCACGCACGTGGTCGGGACGCCTTGGCGGAACCTGACGTACGTCCAGGTGCACACCGACGAGGGCATCACCGGAGTCGGCGAGACCCGCATGCTGGGCCACACCGACGCACTGATCGGCTATCTGCGGGAGGCGGAGGCCAATCACATTCTCGGCTCCGACCCATTCGCTGTCGAGGACCTCTTCCGACGGATGAAGTACGGCGACTACGGGCGCGCCGGTGAGATCGTGATGTCCGGCATCGCGGTCATCGAGATGGCCTGCTGGGACATCAAGGGCAAGGCCCTCGGAGTGCCGGTGTGGCAGCTGCTGGGCGGCAAGGTCACCGACAAGGTCAAGGCCTACGCCAACGGCTGGTACACCACCGAGCGGACCCCGGAGGCCTATCACAAGGCCGCGCAGGAGGTCGTCGCCCGGGGCTACAAGGCCCTCAAGATCGACCCCTTCGGGACCGGGCACTTCGAGCTCGACCACGAGGCCACCCTCTACTCCGTCTCGCTCATCGAGGCCGTGCGCGACGCGATCGGTCCCGAGGCCGAGCTGATGCTGGAGATGCACGGCCGCTTCTCCCCCTCCACCGCCGTCCGGCTCGCCCGCGAGCTGGCGCCCTTCAAGCCCGCCTGGCTGGAGGAGCCGGTGCCGCCGGAGAACCTGAAGGCGCTGGAGAAGGTGGCCGCCAAGGTCGACATCCCGGTCGCCACCGGTGAGCGCATCCACGACCGCGTCGAGTTCCGCGAGCTCTTCGAGAGCCAGGCGGTCGACATCATCCAGCCCGACGTCGGTCACATCGGCGGCATCTGGGAGACCAGGAAGCTGGCCGCGACCGCCGAGGCGCACTACGTGCTCGTCGCCCCGCACAACGTGGGCGGGCCCGTCCTCACCGCGGCCTCCCTCCAGGTCGGCTTCAGCTCGCCGAACTTCAAGATCCTGGAGCACTTCAACGACTTCGCGGACGCGGACATCAAGAAGGTCGTGAAGGGCGCGCCGCAGGTCGTCGACGGCTACTTCCAGCTGTCCCACGAGCCCGGGCTCGGCGTGGAGCTGGACGTCGACGCGGCGGCCGAGTTCCCGCAGCAGCAGGCCCGCTTCGACCTGTGGGCGGACGGCTGGGAGCAGCGCAAGCCGAAGGGGTCGGAGTGA
- a CDS encoding MarR family winged helix-turn-helix transcriptional regulator, which produces MATQKTPRIDPLTLEVVELIGTVVARYHEEYEDAAAEHALTGAQARLLSLLSLEPLPMRRLAQQLKCEPSNVTGIVDRLEARGLVERRPDPADRRVKLAAATPEGRTVARGLRDSLNFAREPLAGLSEEERLVLRDLLRRMLGADVPAG; this is translated from the coding sequence ATGGCCACGCAAAAGACACCCCGAATCGACCCTCTGACCCTGGAGGTCGTCGAACTGATCGGCACGGTCGTGGCCCGCTACCACGAGGAGTACGAGGACGCCGCCGCCGAGCACGCGCTGACCGGTGCGCAGGCGCGGCTGCTGAGCCTGCTGTCGCTGGAGCCGCTGCCCATGCGGCGGCTCGCGCAGCAGCTGAAGTGCGAGCCGTCGAACGTCACCGGGATCGTGGACCGGCTGGAGGCCCGGGGCCTGGTGGAGCGCCGCCCCGACCCGGCCGACCGCCGCGTGAAGCTGGCCGCCGCGACCCCCGAGGGCCGGACGGTGGCCCGGGGGCTGCGCGACTCCCTGAACTTCGCCCGGGAGCCGCTCGCGGGCCTGTCGGAGGAGGAACGGCTCGTACTGCGGGATCTGCTGCGGCGGATGCTGGGGGCGGACGTGCCCGCCGGCTGA
- a CDS encoding NADP-dependent oxidoreductase, whose product MSETPQLPAVSREWHIVSRPVGWPKAEDFALVEAEVRQPGEGEVLVRNKYVSVDPYMRGRMSAAKSYVAPFELDKVMQGGAVGEVIASNAEGIEAGDHVLHFFGWREYAVVDAKQAVKVDPEAAPLSTYLGVLGMTGLTAYAGLLRTASFKEGDSVFVSGAAGAVGSQVGQIAKLKGASRVIGSAGSDEKVKLLVEEYGFDAAFNYKSGPVSEQLREAAPDGVDVYFDNVGGDHLEAAIGQLNRDGRIAICGMISVYNSTEPVPGPKNLARLIATRGRIEGFLVSDHYDLQQQFVQEVGPWVRSGELKYRETVVEGIENNLEAFFGVLRGDNIGKMIVKL is encoded by the coding sequence ATGAGCGAGACCCCCCAGCTCCCCGCCGTCAGCCGCGAATGGCACATCGTCAGCCGCCCGGTCGGCTGGCCCAAGGCGGAGGACTTCGCCCTGGTCGAGGCCGAGGTCCGGCAGCCGGGCGAGGGTGAGGTGCTCGTACGGAACAAGTACGTGTCCGTCGACCCGTACATGCGCGGCCGCATGAGCGCCGCCAAGTCGTACGTCGCGCCCTTCGAGCTCGACAAGGTCATGCAGGGCGGCGCGGTCGGCGAGGTCATCGCCTCGAACGCCGAGGGCATCGAGGCCGGCGACCACGTCCTGCACTTCTTCGGCTGGCGCGAGTACGCCGTCGTGGACGCCAAGCAGGCCGTCAAGGTGGACCCGGAGGCCGCGCCGCTGTCGACGTACCTCGGTGTCCTCGGCATGACCGGTCTCACCGCCTACGCCGGGCTCCTGCGCACCGCCTCCTTCAAGGAGGGCGACTCCGTCTTCGTCTCCGGTGCCGCCGGTGCCGTGGGCAGCCAGGTCGGTCAGATCGCCAAGCTCAAGGGCGCCTCGCGCGTCATCGGCTCGGCGGGCTCCGACGAGAAGGTCAAGCTGCTCGTCGAGGAGTACGGCTTCGACGCCGCCTTCAACTACAAGAGCGGCCCGGTGAGCGAGCAGCTGCGCGAGGCCGCCCCGGACGGTGTCGACGTCTACTTCGACAACGTCGGCGGTGACCACCTGGAGGCCGCCATCGGCCAGCTCAACCGGGACGGCCGCATCGCCATCTGCGGCATGATCTCCGTCTACAACAGCACCGAGCCCGTCCCCGGCCCGAAGAACCTCGCGCGCCTGATCGCGACCCGCGGCCGCATCGAGGGCTTCCTCGTCAGCGACCACTACGACCTGCAGCAGCAGTTCGTCCAGGAGGTCGGCCCCTGGGTCCGCTCCGGCGAACTCAAGTACCGCGAGACGGTCGTCGAGGGCATCGAGAACAACCTGGAGGCGTTCTTCGGCGTCCTGCGCGGCGACAACATCGGAAAGATGATCGTCAAGCTCTGA
- a CDS encoding organic hydroperoxide resistance protein, which produces MSIQQTDVLYTAVATAENGRDGRVATDDGKLDVVVNPPKEMGGSGAGTNPEQLFAAGYSACFQGALGVVARQENADISGSTVTAKVGIGKNDDGFGIIVEITADIPNVDAATARALVEKAHQVCPYSKATRGNITVTLA; this is translated from the coding sequence ATGTCCATCCAGCAGACCGACGTCCTGTACACCGCCGTCGCCACCGCCGAGAACGGTCGCGACGGCCGGGTCGCCACCGACGACGGCAAGCTCGACGTCGTCGTCAACCCGCCCAAGGAGATGGGCGGCAGCGGCGCCGGAACCAACCCGGAGCAGCTGTTCGCCGCCGGGTACAGCGCCTGCTTCCAGGGTGCCCTCGGCGTCGTGGCCCGCCAGGAGAACGCCGACATCTCCGGTTCGACCGTCACCGCGAAGGTCGGCATAGGCAAGAACGACGACGGGTTCGGGATCATCGTCGAGATCACCGCCGACATCCCGAACGTCGACGCCGCCACCGCCCGCGCGCTCGTCGAGAAGGCCCACCAGGTGTGCCCGTACTCGAAGGCGACCCGCGGCAACATCACCGTGACGCTTGCCTGA
- the chvE gene encoding multiple monosaccharide ABC transporter substrate-binding protein, translating into MIMRNRRAAIAAIAGAASLALTLSACGQSSDGGSKDTSSDTKGATIGISMPTKSSERWIGDGNNVVKNLEAKGYKTKLAFGEDDPDQQVSQIENMITQGVKALIIAAIDNKSMNNVLQQAADAHIPVISYDRLILGSKNVDYYASFDNSKVGELQGNYILQKLGLADGSKKGPFNIELFAGSNDDNNTKYFFGGAMKVLQPYIDKKQLVVKSGQTALNQVTTLRWDGGTAQKRMDDILTSAYKSARVDAVLSPYDGISIGILSSLKSDDYGSSSKPLPVVTGQDAELASVKSIIAGEQTQTVYKDTRQLAKVASNMVDAALKGKKPEINDDKTYDNGTKVVPAYLLQPVSVDKTNYEKELVATGYYKDSDLK; encoded by the coding sequence ATGATCATGCGTAACCGCAGAGCCGCCATCGCCGCCATAGCCGGTGCAGCCTCCCTCGCCCTCACCCTGTCCGCCTGCGGTCAGAGCAGCGACGGCGGCAGCAAGGACACCTCCAGCGACACCAAGGGCGCCACGATCGGCATCTCGATGCCGACCAAGTCCTCCGAGCGCTGGATCGGCGACGGAAACAACGTGGTCAAGAACCTTGAGGCGAAGGGCTACAAGACCAAGTTGGCCTTCGGCGAGGACGACCCGGACCAGCAGGTCTCGCAGATCGAGAACATGATCACCCAGGGCGTGAAGGCCCTGATCATCGCGGCCATCGACAACAAGTCGATGAACAACGTGCTCCAGCAGGCCGCCGACGCCCACATCCCGGTGATCTCCTACGACCGCCTGATCCTCGGCAGCAAGAACGTCGACTACTACGCGTCGTTCGACAACTCGAAGGTCGGCGAGCTCCAGGGCAACTACATCCTGCAGAAGCTCGGTCTCGCGGACGGCTCCAAGAAGGGCCCGTTCAACATCGAGCTCTTCGCCGGCTCGAACGACGACAACAACACGAAGTACTTCTTCGGCGGCGCGATGAAGGTCCTCCAGCCGTACATCGACAAGAAGCAGCTCGTCGTCAAGTCCGGCCAGACCGCGCTGAACCAGGTCACCACCCTGCGCTGGGACGGCGGCACCGCCCAGAAGCGCATGGACGACATCCTGACCTCGGCGTACAAGAGCGCCCGGGTCGACGCGGTGCTCTCGCCCTACGACGGCATCTCCATCGGCATCCTCTCCTCGCTGAAGTCGGACGACTACGGCTCCTCCAGCAAGCCGCTGCCCGTCGTCACCGGTCAGGACGCCGAACTCGCCTCGGTGAAGTCGATCATCGCGGGCGAGCAGACGCAGACCGTCTACAAGGACACCCGCCAGCTGGCGAAGGTGGCCTCGAACATGGTCGACGCGGCCCTCAAGGGCAAGAAGCCCGAGATCAACGACGACAAGACGTACGACAACGGCACCAAGGTCGTCCCCGCCTACCTGCTGCAGCCGGTGAGCGTCGACAAGACGAACTACGAGAAGGAGCTCGTCGCCACGGGCTACTACAAGGACAGCGACCTC
- a CDS encoding EI24 domain-containing protein, translated as MRDLGVGFSYLVQGQRWVARHGKQYGFGLVPGLITLVLYVGALVGLALYGEDFVTWATPFADDWSSPWAGLFRGFLTAVLFALALLLAVLTFTAVTLLIGQPFYENLSEKVDRDVSPDGTAPESDLPLWRELWISARDSLRIVVRAVLWATLLFALGFVPFIGQTVVPVIGFFVTGFFLTEELTAVALQRRRVDLRERLTLLRSRKMLVWGFGTPLGLAFLVPFVAVFLMPGAVAGATLMARDLLREETGEATGEDDSEDESAADADASTQQGATP; from the coding sequence ATGCGCGATCTTGGGGTGGGGTTCAGCTACCTGGTGCAGGGGCAGCGGTGGGTGGCCCGGCATGGGAAGCAGTATGGGTTCGGGCTGGTGCCGGGGCTTATCACGCTGGTGTTGTATGTGGGGGCACTGGTGGGGCTCGCCCTGTACGGCGAGGACTTCGTCACCTGGGCCACCCCGTTCGCCGACGACTGGTCCAGCCCCTGGGCGGGACTGTTCCGCGGCTTCCTCACCGCCGTACTGTTCGCCCTCGCCCTCCTCCTCGCCGTCCTCACCTTCACCGCGGTCACCCTCCTCATAGGCCAGCCGTTCTACGAGAACCTCTCCGAGAAGGTGGACCGCGACGTCTCCCCGGACGGCACCGCACCCGAGTCGGACCTCCCCCTCTGGCGCGAACTGTGGATCTCGGCACGGGACAGCCTCCGTATCGTCGTACGCGCCGTCCTGTGGGCCACACTCCTCTTCGCCCTCGGCTTCGTCCCGTTCATCGGCCAGACCGTCGTCCCGGTGATCGGCTTCTTCGTCACCGGCTTCTTCCTCACCGAGGAACTCACCGCCGTGGCCCTGCAACGCCGCCGCGTCGACCTCCGCGAACGCCTCACCCTGCTGCGCTCCCGCAAGATGCTGGTGTGGGGCTTCGGCACCCCTCTGGGCCTGGCCTTTCTGGTCCCGTTCGTCGCGGTGTTCCTGATGCCGGGCGCCGTGGCGGGAGCCACCCTCATGGCCCGCGACCTCCTCCGTGAGGAAACCGGCGAGGCCACCGGCGAGGACGACTCCGAAGACGAGTCCGCAGCAGACGCGGACGCTTCCACCCAGCAGGGCGCCACCCCGTGA
- a CDS encoding lanthionine synthetase LanC family protein codes for MHWEIRNGREPRLHHIAHGTLGIVHALAAVGRATGRADLVELARAGAADVVARDEAGREGFLVPHSDPQDRPELEHRANPSTLEPLTGWAMGNAGIARELLRFVRVSRGEDPAYAFTWPDHPPATPLVR; via the coding sequence GTGCACTGGGAAATACGCAACGGAAGGGAACCGAGGCTCCACCACATCGCCCACGGCACCCTGGGCATCGTCCACGCCCTGGCCGCCGTCGGCCGGGCGACCGGCCGCGCGGACCTGGTCGAACTGGCGCGGGCCGGCGCGGCGGACGTGGTGGCCCGCGACGAAGCCGGTCGCGAGGGCTTCCTGGTCCCGCACTCCGACCCGCAGGACCGGCCCGAACTCGAGCACCGGGCCAACCCGAGCACGCTCGAACCCCTCACCGGCTGGGCGATGGGCAACGCGGGCATCGCGCGCGAGCTGCTCCGCTTCGTCCGGGTGAGCAGGGGAGAGGATCCGGCGTACGCGTTCACGTGGCCGGACCATCCGCCCGCCACCCCTTTGGTGCGGTAG
- a CDS encoding M14 family zinc carboxypeptidase, producing the protein MTRPVLVAAVLAATTGSLLLTPNSATADRKPPVREGSAPADSAARAPASAARNALAAPVTDLSAGTGGYPREQVLAPDPENPADKSIKLGLTPYYAIAPKLNELQGLGDRVSVEVAGRSAGGHRLFLVTVTAPETALQTRAQERMRELIENAPQAAAKDTAIKASYKTPVFFNNNIHGNEWEGTDAALKLIRQLATAHDAKTTDLLAHNRLYFNITANPDGRIAGTRTNANGFDLNRDFITASQPEVRAMRQIAIDKQPAVMLDLHGYVNGTLIEPTTPPHGENYEYDLFLKNTYANALGMEAAVNGLGYTPAKDGVEPVQIPFRDQQEGWDDWPPIFTPQYAAFHGTVAAHTVEIPMTVNNSAYDTLPVAELRRRSAINVDVAGAAMRATLDFAQSHRTSLIADQIEVFRRGATGAAQVPVSAETVPGVPGIGPEDVYTTDFPRAYVIPAGAAQRSATAAGRLVDHLLANDVRVTRAPRDFRLAGRSYAKGSYVVDLRQPKRGLANVMLADGRDISGKVSTMYDISGWSLGRLWGATVERVESGSLSAASLRAVDAAAHVGYVAPRGDLRLRLDTPQEIAALNSLLKQGVAALQDSDGSALVPSSARAKAVALARAYDVAFDATKASTKASQGTALHRVRVAAAVTAGELFALREMNFDVVPVSTAILDAGFDWSTVDVLFVSSGLDHSALTPAARTALDAFLATHGLVGRGATGAALNAAAGLLAVKPVEGNGDANGVVRVVNSGTVTTGAPDHSFVYAPLWFTDLGPGVRVEQSYATGNPLVSGHWRPLDDGTGGPTAAAGQAAVVSGPHAVLFGTEPLFRDHPKGEFPQVGRALLTVSRS; encoded by the coding sequence CTGACGAGACCCGTCCTGGTCGCCGCCGTCCTCGCGGCCACCACCGGCTCGCTCCTGCTCACCCCCAACAGCGCCACCGCCGACCGCAAGCCGCCCGTCCGTGAGGGCTCCGCCCCGGCGGACAGTGCCGCCAGGGCCCCGGCGAGCGCGGCCCGGAACGCCCTCGCCGCTCCCGTCACCGATCTCTCCGCCGGCACCGGCGGCTACCCCCGCGAACAGGTCCTCGCCCCGGACCCGGAGAACCCCGCCGACAAGTCCATCAAGCTCGGCCTCACCCCGTATTACGCCATCGCCCCCAAGCTGAACGAACTGCAGGGCCTCGGCGACCGTGTGAGCGTCGAGGTCGCGGGCCGCTCGGCCGGCGGGCACCGGCTCTTCCTCGTCACCGTCACCGCCCCGGAGACCGCCCTTCAGACCCGCGCCCAGGAGCGTATGCGCGAGCTCATCGAGAACGCGCCCCAGGCGGCGGCCAAGGACACGGCGATCAAGGCCTCGTACAAGACACCCGTCTTCTTCAACAACAACATCCACGGCAACGAGTGGGAGGGCACGGACGCCGCCCTCAAGCTGATCCGGCAGCTCGCGACCGCGCACGACGCGAAGACCACCGACCTCCTCGCCCACAACCGGCTCTACTTCAACATCACCGCGAACCCTGACGGCCGTATCGCCGGCACCCGCACCAACGCCAACGGCTTCGATCTGAACCGCGACTTCATCACCGCCTCGCAGCCCGAGGTGCGCGCGATGCGGCAGATCGCGATCGACAAGCAGCCGGCCGTCATGCTCGATCTGCACGGCTATGTCAACGGCACCCTCATCGAGCCGACGACCCCGCCGCACGGCGAGAACTACGAGTACGACCTCTTCCTCAAGAACACCTACGCCAACGCCCTCGGCATGGAGGCCGCCGTCAACGGCCTCGGCTACACGCCCGCGAAGGACGGTGTCGAGCCCGTCCAGATCCCGTTCCGCGACCAGCAGGAGGGCTGGGACGACTGGCCGCCGATCTTCACGCCCCAGTACGCGGCGTTCCACGGCACGGTCGCCGCGCACACCGTCGAGATCCCGATGACGGTGAACAACTCGGCGTACGACACGCTGCCGGTGGCGGAGCTGCGGCGCCGCTCGGCCATCAACGTCGACGTCGCGGGCGCCGCCATGCGCGCGACCCTCGACTTCGCCCAGTCCCACCGGACTTCGCTCATCGCCGACCAGATCGAGGTCTTCCGGCGCGGTGCGACGGGCGCCGCCCAGGTGCCGGTCTCCGCCGAGACGGTCCCCGGCGTCCCGGGCATCGGCCCCGAGGACGTCTACACGACCGACTTCCCGCGCGCGTATGTGATTCCGGCGGGTGCCGCACAGCGCTCGGCGACCGCCGCCGGCCGGCTCGTGGACCATCTCCTCGCCAATGACGTACGCGTCACCAGGGCGCCCCGCGACTTCCGGCTCGCGGGACGGTCGTACGCGAAGGGCTCCTACGTCGTCGATCTGCGTCAGCCCAAACGCGGGCTGGCCAATGTCATGTTGGCGGACGGGCGGGACATCAGCGGCAAGGTGTCGACGATGTACGACATCTCGGGCTGGAGTCTGGGGCGCCTGTGGGGCGCGACGGTCGAGCGGGTGGAGAGCGGGAGTCTTTCCGCCGCTTCGCTGCGCGCGGTCGACGCCGCCGCCCACGTCGGATACGTCGCCCCGCGCGGCGACCTCCGCCTCCGGCTCGACACTCCGCAGGAGATCGCGGCCCTCAACTCCCTTCTTAAGCAAGGAGTTGCCGCACTCCAGGACAGCGACGGCAGCGCTCTCGTGCCGTCCTCGGCCCGTGCGAAGGCGGTCGCGCTCGCCCGTGCGTACGACGTCGCCTTCGACGCGACGAAGGCCTCGACGAAGGCCTCGCAGGGGACCGCCCTGCATCGCGTGCGCGTCGCCGCCGCCGTCACCGCCGGTGAGCTCTTCGCCCTGCGCGAGATGAACTTCGACGTGGTTCCGGTGTCGACGGCGATCCTCGACGCGGGCTTCGACTGGTCCACGGTGGATGTGCTGTTCGTGTCGTCGGGGCTGGACCACTCGGCCCTCACCCCGGCCGCGCGGACGGCCCTCGACGCCTTCCTGGCAACCCACGGCCTGGTCGGGCGAGGGGCCACGGGCGCCGCGCTCAACGCCGCCGCCGGACTGCTCGCGGTGAAGCCGGTGGAGGGCAACGGGGACGCCAACGGCGTGGTGCGGGTGGTGAATTCGGGGACCGTCACCACCGGCGCCCCGGACCACAGCTTCGTGTACGCGCCGCTCTGGTTCACCGATCTCGGCCCCGGGGTCCGCGTCGAGCAGTCGTACGCGACCGGAAATCCGCTCGTCTCCGGGCACTGGCGGCCGCTGGACGACGGCACGGGAGGCCCCACGGCGGCTGCCGGTCAGGCGGCGGTCGTCAGCGGCCCGCACGCGGTGCTGTTCGGCACGGAACCGCTCTTCCGTGACCATCCGAAGGGGGAGTTCCCGCAGGTGGGGAGGGCCTTGCTGACGGTGTCCCGATCCTGA
- a CDS encoding zinc-dependent alcohol dehydrogenase: MSTAVVIEAPGEHRLIPHEPRRPEAGEALVRVHAVGICGSDREVYQGNRPDGYVRYPLTPGHEWSGTVEEVGTGVPSTLVGRKVVGEGFRNCQVCDRCHAGETTLCTAGYEETGFTQPGAMATTLTLPARLLHVLPDDADLTAAALLEPAACIAAAALKANARPGERVAVVGTGTLGMFAVQFLKAGSPAELLVVGTRPDREKLSRDFGATDFRTRDQELPDDFDVVIETAGSASAARTSASLLRRGGRLVLTGIPAAGAEGLDPTDLVVRQLEVHTVFGAPPEAWAHAVRVFGAGLLNPSPLVTHELPLAEFPEAIELVGSGDPKVGKVLLRP, translated from the coding sequence GTGAGCACCGCGGTCGTCATCGAGGCGCCGGGCGAGCACCGGCTGATCCCGCACGAGCCCCGGCGGCCGGAAGCGGGCGAGGCGCTCGTCCGCGTCCACGCCGTCGGCATCTGCGGCAGCGACCGCGAGGTGTACCAGGGCAACCGGCCCGACGGGTACGTCCGTTACCCGCTCACCCCCGGGCACGAGTGGTCCGGGACGGTCGAGGAGGTGGGCACCGGGGTCCCGTCGACCCTGGTCGGCCGCAAGGTCGTCGGCGAGGGCTTCCGCAACTGCCAGGTCTGCGACCGCTGCCACGCGGGCGAGACAACGTTGTGCACGGCGGGGTACGAGGAGACCGGCTTCACCCAGCCGGGCGCGATGGCGACCACGCTGACGCTGCCGGCCCGGCTGCTCCATGTCCTGCCGGACGACGCCGATCTGACGGCCGCCGCCCTGCTGGAGCCGGCCGCCTGCATCGCGGCCGCCGCCCTCAAGGCGAACGCCCGGCCCGGCGAGCGGGTGGCGGTGGTCGGTACCGGCACGCTCGGGATGTTCGCCGTGCAGTTCCTGAAGGCGGGCTCCCCGGCCGAGCTGCTCGTGGTGGGCACCCGGCCGGACCGCGAGAAGCTCTCCAGGGACTTCGGCGCCACCGACTTCCGTACCCGCGACCAAGAACTCCCCGACGACTTCGACGTCGTCATCGAGACCGCCGGGTCCGCGTCCGCCGCGCGCACCTCCGCCTCCCTGCTCCGGCGCGGCGGACGTCTCGTCCTGACGGGGATCCCGGCGGCGGGTGCCGAGGGGCTCGACCCCACCGATCTCGTCGTACGGCAGCTGGAGGTGCACACCGTGTTCGGGGCGCCGCCGGAGGCCTGGGCGCACGCGGTGCGGGTGTTCGGCGCGGGGCTGCTGAACCCGTCGCCGCTGGTCACGCACGAGCTGCCGCTCGCCGAGTTCCCCGAGGCCATCGAGCTGGTGGGGTCCGGCGATCCCAAGGTCGGAAAGGTCCTTCTGCGTCCATGA